The DNA segment GCCTCATTTATGGATTCTATGAtcataaaaagaagaagaaaaaccaaaaacaagaaaagaaacattagagagaaaaaaaactcATCAAACAACATTGGACCTATAGTATTATTAGAAACTTATGTGgttgtaattatattataatttgtttttgttaaaaaatatcatattataattcataattttataacataaattccttatttatttatttatggctTAATACAACATTCTGaaattgtccaaaaagtttgattggctctctgaactttcaaagtgttctgatagctctctgaacttgcataaaacgtTTAGTTAGCATCTagaacttatataaaatgtaatcaattattCACTCGGCCattaaaaaataagttaaatgcggaaaatatatTACACGTgccttaaaaaaagtaaaacggcCAAGATTAGGATATGCgatatatcttccgcatttaacttacttttttacaatcgagtgattaattgatcacattttacgcaagttcagggagctaactgTACATTTTATACAATTACAAAGGACTAGACCTTGCCATGGGCCGATGAGCCCGGCCGGCCGGCCCGAGTCCAAGCCCATTTAGCCGGGcctggacacataaaattagtGTCAGGCCCGGCCCGGTCCAAGCCCGATTAAGCCCGCCTAGTAAATGGGCGGGTCTGGGTATGTAAATACCCGGCGGGCCTGGTCCGgcccgttatatatatatatatatatatatatatatttaattatataaattttagatagctatattttattgttatgttgtaattttatatagttattttttattgttatattgtaattttatttcgaacttaagtattagtttgttatattttttcaagacttattaactattatgtttattattttttattaaaaaaaaagttagcattttattttaattgattttttttaatatagatatggGTTTGGGCGGACGGGCTTGGGATTCCTTGTTTAGGCCCGAGCCCGGTCCAGCCCGAGCCCGAATCTAATTAGTGTGGGCTTGGGCTTATCAGATTTTATCACAGACCCGATAGGTCCGGTCCAGCCCGGTCCATACCGAGATCTACAAAGGACTATCacgacactttaaaagtttaaggGGCcgatcaagttttttggacaaattcagaaacaaatgatgtattaacctttatttatttatttatttattcggATTTTGTTTGACGGGCTTTCGGGTTTCAGCTGCAATCCACCCGTTTATCTCTATATATATTCGGAAGATTCGTGCTTCAACTTAAAGCAGAGGAAAGAACACACACACGGACAAAAAGATGGGAGTGACCAAGGAACAAGTTGGCTCTGCTTTGAAGTCGAAATTGAATCCTTCACATCTtgtcagttttttttttccccTTAATACTTAAATAATGCTTCTGGGAGTTTGTGTTCTATTCTTTAAATGCGTGTTTTATGCTTGTTCAATTGATTAAGTTTCATTTCATTTGCATATTTTAGCATCTGCTTTTTTTCAAATTCATTGCCCTTTCGTATGTTTCTATCTCGTTACGCTCTCTCGCCCTATCTTGGATTCTGTTGGTTGTTCCTGTTACTCTAACTCGAACTGGTCAACAGAAAGCATGTTTATCAAGCCCTATATATCTCGTTAGAAGTCATGTTTATTGGGCTGGTTTTGGGTTCCCAAATTTCATGTTAGGGTTATTCAAGCCATGAACTTATAGTTGGTAAAACTTTAGTCTTGGGGCTTTGAAATATGTTAAATGAGAAAGACCAAACTTTTTTAGGCTCTTAATGCCTCAAGTTCTGGTTTCTAGAATGATACTCCTTTCAATATTTGCATTTTTGTTGCCCTTTCGTTGGATTAAGTGGCAGACACTTATTTGGAAGGATTGTTAGTTATTGGATGCTAATTTGTTGCTATGTCTCGAGTTTTATTGTTGGAGTTGTTGTTCTGGCTCTTTCCTTTTTGCTTAGACATTTTGGGATATCATGTCCATAATCCGCTCATGAGCTGGTTTTTGGTTTGTCAAGTTGAGCGTTGCAGAAACTTtgaatctttttcttttttggtcatctgaACTTTTGTGATGTTccaaaaaattgaaagaatGAATTTATGAAATGGTAAAATAGCAAGATGACATGTATGTCCCTTTAAAATAAAGGTTTTCTGAACTTAAGGAATTAGTGATTGAAATTTAGAGTCAACCGAAGCTTAAACATAATACTTCATGTCGTTCTTCTAGGTAGATGTGGATATATTTGTGCTAAATTCCTCTTACACAGCTTTGGACTTGAAAGGGTCACTTGGAAGAAATGGAAGTGCTCTTTTCTGGAAATTAAAGTTGTTTGATTCTTATGTCTGTGGAATTTGTGTCAAGGTGTATAACTTTACTAGACTTCTTGCATAATATGTAGAAGTTATGAGGAACTATGAACCACTGATTGCTAGGTCATTTAGCTGTAGGTACTTAGTTCATTTGAGTTCTCATATTGGGTTTAAATCTAGAGTAGTTCTGGCTGTTCTCAATTTATGTTGCTTGGTGTTTGGGAATATGTGGATGATAGGCTGATCAAATAATGATATTTTTACTTGGGAACTACCTTTTTAAGTTCTATTGGACTGATTTGTGATGCTTGCTACAGCTCTTACAAGTTTGAAATCTCTCTATTGATGCGTGCAACTACCATCTGCGCATTAGATTTCTTAATCTATCTATAACTAATAAAGGTGCAATCACAACTACAATCTCAATGATATAATTCCTACTAGGGTTGGTAAGTTTATTAACTAAAAGACAAAGATAGATTCGAATTTGTTAGCCTctaattcaatttttattaGACTAAAATTCATGATCTCTGCATCAGAGTTCTTAATCATCCTACGACGAATAAAGATTTATCACAACTATTATTTCTTATAATATTATTCCTACTAGAAAGGGTGGGTTCTATTAAGTGTCGAACTAAAATATAAAGATAGTGCGACTTTGTTAGCCTCTCATTTAATTTTTATGAGACTGAAGTTCGTGATCCGTATGAAACAATGAAAAAATTTCAGGGACTTACAGAGTGAAAGTGTAGTACAGAAAGCATCTTCTGGTTGATTAGCTGACTTATTACGACGATAGAGGAAGGTTGTTCAAGTAGTCTATAGTTTCTTAGAAACTAAAGAAGCAATGTGATTGTAGAAGATGCACATATTGCTGAAGTGTGTAACCGATAATGGTTCTATACATGTAATTTTTAGATGAAATTGTCTTGAACAAGTCCCTAGATATTTTTTTCCTTGATTCCTGAGTGGACTTGGAAGTAGCTTATGAGAAAGAGGTCTTGGTGAGAGGAAGGGGAAGAATAGGAACCATACACACTAATTATTGTTAAAAGATGATGGATTTAGGTCTTATTGGCAAAAGTTCCAGATTTTTTATTGGTGCAACATAAGTTAAGAGTGTTAACAAGGTGGAGCACGGATCCTGATCCCTGTCCGTTAAGAGCAACAAGATCTAGTACCCTAGTAAAATTTCCTTTGTGTCTTTTGTTGATGTAAAATTcatttttgttctaattatgCGTGATTTTGAAATATTACCCATGAGAGTATAATTGTAGTTGGATTCCTCATAGGTGGAAGCACGAACATTTCAGAAagaaaaagggggagaaaatgTGAAAAGGGCCATAGTAGAGATCAGCATGATGCAAAACATCCCTTTTACTGCAttctttttatagattttgatcGGGTAAAACAGAGATGGTTTGCATGCTATTATGACCAACTAGTTCAGAGCATAGGACAAGGATGCAAGTGATGAGATAGAATAGGCCAAAGTTCGTCTCTTTTAAATGCTATTATGACCAACTAGTTCAGAACATAGGATGACTTTTTTGTCAGAAAATTCTTATCATGGTTATTAATGTAGCGTATggaaattataagtttttaattaatAGACACTTTCtatgagggcgagccttggcacaacggtaaacgttgttgtcgtgtgaccaagaggtcacgggttcgagtcttaggagcggtctcttgccaaataaattggcaggggaaggcttgcccccagtacacccttgtggtgggacccctccccggaccctcgctcagcggggacgcgaagtgcgaccgggccgccctttatagACACTTTCTATCTAATTCATCAAATCTAAGTTTTTAATTAATCACCACCTGCTTATTGCCAttttaaatttacataaccGGAGTTATTTCCCTTTGAGGGGAGGTCAATCTAGTGAACTTTGCCATTAATGGGCTTTTCGTAAATGTCATATCCACTGGAATTCAAGTCCAAATCTGATTAAATATTCAGAAAATCCCATGAATTATTTGCTAATTGGATTCATCTGAGTGAGAGTGATTGATAGGAGTTGCTTTTGCTTTGCAGTAATGTTATAATACACATTAAAAGAGTGCTATATCATCTTTGTTATTGTTAAAACTAATTATTGTTTTGCTTTTCCAGGAAGTAGTAGACACCTCTGGAGGGTGAGTTTTTGTCAAGCCTTGAATTGTTTGAAAGATAGTATCATAACTGATTACTCATTTAGCCATATTATAAGATGCTGATGATTTGTGGGTTTGGTGTCAGTTGTGGTGCAAGCTTTGCAATTGAAATCGTTTCAGAACAGTTCAAGGGGAAGAGATTACTGGAGCGTCATCGACTCGTGAATGCTGCTCTAGAAGAGGAGATGAAACAGATTCATGCTCTCTCAATAAAAAAAGCTGTGACCCCAGCACAGTGGAAACAAGAATTGGAGTCCCAAAAATCTGCATCTGCTTCTTAAATATTATGTTGATGTTTCTCAGACAGCTTTTTGAAAGTTAAACACACATATATTCATCAGCTTATGACTCTCAAATATTGAAAATCGTGAAAAGAGGTTATAATGCCTCATTTTCttgcttaaaaataaataagctaCTGGCTCCCTCAACTTGTACGAACATCTCTTTTAGTGCTGTCCAACTGTTTGATGTTAGAGGCTCTTGTATCAATTCCCATTCAGCATGGATTATAGAAAATGTGAAATCTATCTCAATGTTGAACCAAAATTTTGCTTTCGATGCTTAATTGTGTTTTCTATATTGCTCAAAGTGGATCTCTCTTATTTAgttggtttaatacatcattacATGTTTAAACttgtaatattttgttattttatttggCATCCTATTGATGTACTTAAATACTTAAAACAAAATGTAGGTTTGATGAAATTTGAAGTATTTCAAATCATAAAGGTGTGAGAGATTTAAAAATTGATAATGTAAAATCTTAAAGGTGGGAGAGACCTAAAAAAAATGGCAAAACGTTACAAGTTTGTATTAaacctttctttttttttttttttttttgaggaattGTATTAAACCTATTTAGTTTGTTTTGGTAGATGGTTCTGACTTATTCAAGTATTCTCAAGCTTAACTAAGCAACTAGTTGTGTTTGTGTTTCCTGTTCAATCTTAATAGCGTTTTTAATTTGGAGTGGATAAGATGCAGCATATCACTTACTTCTGACGTCCTTATGTACCCTTTTAGGTCAgttaaatttatgaaaaatggCTGTATTCAATTGTATAGGTGGAAGGTCAATATTGTCCTTGAAGAAATTATTGTGTTGTTTTTCTCTTATCTTTTCATGGGAACTCTAAACCACATgatatcctattataaaataagcAGGGAAAATCAAAGCATATGGTATCCCTCCGTCCCTGCTTCAGATACCATTTTGTTTCTTAGAAGTATAATGAGACAATGCCATCAGCAGCACTTGTCTTTTTTGATGTCTAATTGATAATGGCTATTAAGCTTCTTCATCCAGCTTCTCAGTTAATTCCTGCCATACCCACAACCTTTAGCAGAACACAAAGATTAGAGCTGCCCATTCATCATCTATGGATCAAGAATACAAGATTAATGGGTAATCAAACTACCAGGGTTGCAGAAAAAAGCTCTGCGTTTCTTTATGAAGAAGATAGCAGAACAGTTTTACAGATTAAACAAGATCTTAACCAGGCTGTTAAAGGTATGTATGCCTTAATTCTGAATCATCAATTACACTACATTACATTTATGAATCTACTTATTAAAATGGGTGTGTGTCATGAAATAAGGAAGTAACAGGGGGATATTTGGAGTCCCATCTGCAAAGAAATCTGAAATTCATGGTTTAGTGGAGCTTTTAGAATCTCAGAATCCAACTCCACATCCTACTCTACATCTTGACAAGGTAAACTAATTTCATTATCTTTAAACTAAGGAAAGTAGTTACAGTTTAagttttgtttgtgaaattggAAGGTGGGTGGCTGCTGGAAACTTTTGTACAGTACAATTACTATATTGGGGTCAAAGAGAACAAAGCTTGGGTTGAGAGATTTCATCAGTTTGGATGATTTTTTCCAGAACATTGATATTGCTAAGGTATACAATTCAAGTGTCTGTTTTGGAATTGGTGACAAATAATGTTTACTAAGTTTGGAAATTTTTGATGATGCAAAAATGGAGGGCAAAGCAGTAAATGTGATAAAGTTCAATGTAAGAGGATTGAATCTGTTGAATGGACAACTCACAATTGAGGCTTCTTTCAAGATTGTTTCTAAATCAGTTAGTTAAttcttttttcttgttctttcaaGATTGCTTCTAAATCAGTTAGTTACTAGATTGAACTTAtatgtataatatatttatctGCTGTCTATTTTACAGAGAGTTGAAATAAAGTATGAATCTTCAACTATCATTCCTGATCAGGTATGCTAAAGTTAGACACAACCCATTTGACGGGACTGACTGAATTTCTTAAGCGATGCATAATGTTTAGTATTGGACagttgatgaacatgttgaGGAAGAACTATGATGTTTTACTTGGTATCTTCAATCCTGAGGGTTGGCTCGACATCACGTATCCTTTCattatttatgttttatttttacaaGTTGTCTCAGACTCAGGCAGATGAGATTCATATGATGATTGAAGAGGTTCCTTGATTTTGTTAAACAGATATGTTGATGATGAGATGAGAATAGGGAGGGATGATAAAGGCAATGTCTTTGTATTAGAGAGATCTCAAACAGATTAACTTTGTATAATACAAACTTAGGATTTATTTGATGGTGACTTGACTTTTAATCTCTGCCTTAAATAACAACAATGAATAAGAGAGAATATGCTTATATACAAAAACTAACACATGTGGATTTACAAATGTTGAGTTGTCAAATCACTATCATCATTCTTCAACAGCCTCCTCTCAAAAACAACTTCATTTTGCTTAAAATCACTACTATTTCTGAAGCAGTCAATGGCTTAGTTAATAAATTTgcaaactgaaaattaagtgaaATGTAAGAGCTACATATAAAACCAGTTATAAGATGCTCTTTCACAATGCAGTAATCATGTCCACGTCGACGTGTTTCATCCGCTCATGAAAGTTTGGGTTTGCTACAATATGAATGAAATCA comes from the Euphorbia lathyris chromosome 5, ddEupLath1.1, whole genome shotgun sequence genome and includes:
- the LOC136230315 gene encoding protein BOLA2 → MGVTKEQVGSALKSKLNPSHLEVVDTSGGCGASFAIEIVSEQFKGKRLLERHRLVNAALEEEMKQIHALSIKKAVTPAQWKQELESQKSASAS
- the LOC136228788 gene encoding fibrillin-5, chloroplastic, which gives rise to MAIKLLHPASQLIPAIPTTFSRTQRLELPIHHLWIKNTRLMGNQTTRVAEKSSAFLYEEDSRTVLQIKQDLNQAVKGSNRGIFGVPSAKKSEIHGLVELLESQNPTPHPTLHLDKVGGCWKLLYSTITILGSKRTKLGLRDFISLDDFFQNIDIAKGKAVNVIKFNVRGLNLLNGQLTIEASFKIVSKSRVEIKYESSTIIPDQLMNMLRKNYDVLLGIFNPEGWLDITYVDDEMRIGRDDKGNVFVLERSQTD